A window of Glycine soja cultivar W05 chromosome 2, ASM419377v2, whole genome shotgun sequence genomic DNA:
aatcataaattattattttataataaatttgttaacttttataaaattatcttaaaagttatactaattataatttgtatttgaataataatataaaatcattacGTACTGCGAGTAGATCATCATTAAACTCTAATATAATTAAgggtttattagtttttttccctaaacatttttatttctatttttagtcgtttatttaaattttgacaagtcaaaattcttaaattttcctTGATCACCACTTTTAGTCACTCCACTCTAATAATATAGTTGTTGACATAACAATGACATTAATAGTCCAATGCACCATTAAGTTAACACTATCCTTTAAGTTAAAAGTAGTTAGGAAGAAAAGGTTAGGAACTTCAATATGTCAAAAATTTAGATCAATgactaaaagaaaagaaaagtataaaaaaagtttatggACCATTAAagtgaatgtaaaaaaaattatatttattcttcatttaaactaaagaaaattataaacatgaatcgttttaaattaataatgaatacAACTTTACTTTCTCATTTTACATCTTATTTTTGAACAATCAAAGCCAATTAAGTGGCAAAATATTATTACACTATTTTTTGACGAAtattatacaaaaattataCATTCCAGAGTAAAAAGTATTCCTTCCCGGCCAACACATGTTTTGTGCTTATTttaggtattttttatttaaatatatctttagtaaaaaaaattatttttagatctTGCAAATTATCTTTACCTGatgttttagataatttttttcaccagttaaagtgttatctaaaatattttaaagattaaaaataaaataaacataatttgtaaggaaaaaaagtatatttttataaatattaaaagtaaaaaaaagttaaattataagaattaaaatatatttaaaacttttttttaattacatgtaTGTTTGCAAACACATTCCAGAGACGGTGAATGTACGGTTAACTCAAAAGACACaaaggatattttattttccctgtTGAATACCCAGCTAGCATATTTTCTGACATAAATtaagacactttttttttttaattagccaCTGTATATAACCTTCAATGAATCGATTTGTGATGGCAGAAAATAGCGTAGTGCCCCCTCATATTTGCTAATTTCCTTTTCGATCTGCACTCGTTGGCAAtgtaacaaaatcaaattgttGAAATGGTTGTTAATCGAAGTATATGAAAGAGTACTATCAGTATTGGTTGCAGGCTTGTCTAAAAtggaaaattgaaatgaaaagcAAAGTTAACATGGTTTGTGTCAAAATGCAATAGCATTTGGGTGGCACAGGATTTTCAACAGAATTGGTAATAATGTTCAGGACCCATAATTGAAATTGCGTTTTTGGGACTAGTAATCACATCTCTAACTTTTTGTTTACTTTACGTAATTTTTGCCCAATTACATATATAGAgagatcttttaatttttataacaattagtaagatttgttattattattattattattattattatatgatatttaaattatgattattgctgataaaaaaagtatgatatttaaagttaaataaaatttaaaagtataaaaacattattagtattaagaaagaagaaaacataaaaaactttattattaaaaaataattttatattctgaAATATCCACTAGcttttttataactaatttttgttaaaaaatctaactagttatttttaatagaattttttctatcaatcatattttttttcattcatacaATTTGAAACTTAATAAAATTGAACTCAGAACCACCAcaattaactatttattttgtGAAGTTAGAGAATCAAAGTTAATACTAGTGCGTCATAGGCAATAAGTCTAACAATGAAACAAATTTAAGTGGAACATTTATGTTAGAAGGACGGTTTATTTCAGTgacttgaataaaaaaaaaactttatttataaaaataaggaaaaatactataattaattattttttagaaaatattaaaaaaaattagtattctaatttagttattttatgataatatcttatttctttcataagttttttacttgtttttatatttatttttacgaCATTAGCTTAGTTGTAGAGTTTTTGCATTGtcgtaatttgcatataactaaaattttgcatgtttatcattaattttcacccaaatttttttaattatattattttgagtATTACtgatttagttaataaaaaaaatcaggttATTACAAGTACTGTAAACATAGatcatcaaattaatattttaatagtcaagcttaaaaaaaatacacataccTTTTAAATGGTCATGTGATTATCAATTAACTTATAATCTCGATGACACATACAACACACATGTTagcatttatatttaataatgtgATTTGAAAacttaagataataatttttaaattttatactgTATATGTTTTgatagataaatattaattgttaatagtttatattttactataaattttataatgaagtatgaagatttgatatttttataggttaaaatatatttttgattattaataaatatttttttttttattttttatattaaatctttaataaaataataattttagttttagtgtttaacactttattttaattgctgttaaattaataaatttatatgtatttcttaattttttgttcatttgttattaactttttttcaaaagaactaataataaataaatttacaaaacaatgaaaaaattaataataaatgaaaaaaattataaacttgtACTATATTACCATAAAGTAATGACTAGttagtatataaattttttttatagtccaGTATGTAAGTTACAACTAAAATAGCAAGTTAAGTTAACTCTTAAAGAAAAGTAGTactttttttcctaaaataattgatgtccaacattgttttataaaaagaatgacaatattataaaatttattatttattattaatataaaaacgaATATGAGTGAAacgaaataattaatattatatttaaaaattaaaataataattatttcaaaataatttttgtctcttatacaatactttataattaaaaaaaaaatagtctggTAAAAGGGAACTAAAGCAAAGGAAGAATGATGAGTGTGTGAAGAgcgaacataacaaaaaaacagGGACCCACTACTGAGTGTCGTTGGACGGAACAATTGGCTGCGCAGTGCAGTGCAGGGAGTCTATGTCAAATCAACAAGCAGCTTTACTTTATGAGGATCAGTACCCTGCACCTCCCAAATCTCAATCACAAATGCTTCAAAACACTAATCACAATTGGATACCACTGTTTTATATTCTTCTTTAATGTCATCCAAAAATCATCAATTAGTACATGTAGTCCATCATTATTCATCTTTTCCCATCCTAACAATAGACACAAAAAACTATTTCATTAAGTTTctagtatttattaatttttaattaattaagagttttcttaaaatatactaGTTAATATAAtagacaattaaaaaaaatttataaaaaagaaaaaaaatgagagagtaacactttaaaaataaattaagagtttattcatttatatttttttaaatatttttattcgatattatagatttaaaaattgcataaaggtagaataaatgaaaaataaaaaaatatgttataaaattttaaaaaatcatattagagTATAAATAACTCTATACACAATCACAATAGTAACAATTTAGAGAAAAATTAGTTACAAATATAAGGATCAAATAATGAATACACTCTTTGAATTTACTGTCAATGTATGATAAATGGACTAAATTATTGAAATCAATAACATTGGCATGTATATAGACCaacttttatgtataaaaaccaaaataaaatgcGTGAAAGGTACATgtactaaattatatatttaatctaaaaatataaataaatattttaatagttaCAAGCTAGTTTAACTTGGTTAGAagtttgtttgatttaaaacaaacttATTTGACATAAGAacttattcttatatttttgtatCCACTAATTTGTCAATTAATGATTATAgatataacataataattagGATATTAACtcgtattttttcaaaaaattatttaaaaggaaacaataacattgaaataatattaaataaataataaaaataattatatcaagAGTTTTTGACAAGTAAACTCCCAATAGAAAGTTTAGCCTTTACACGAAGAAATACAAGAGGAATGAAGTGAAGAATGAAATAGAAATCAATGCAACAATGTTTTTTCACTCTACACGAAGCTTTAGGTTGATACTCTTTAGATCTCATGATAATGTTCTTTTATATTGAATCCAAGGTCCTTGTCTCGTCATTTCACTTAATGCATTGCTTGATGGGTGAGTTTTGCAAAATCCAAAACACACTTTATAGTCGACTTTGCTCGCTGGCTGAGCCCAACTCATTGAcactatttctttaaaattaattctcaaaTTGTATTGAAATTAACATGGCCATCTGCTTCTACTCTTCAACCATCACGTGCTCTTCTATGTACAAACTTCCTCTCTCTTGCTGTTCTAAAACTCtgataaaaacataataaaaattaataaatgcttaaaattttatttataagactaTAGTTGTATGAAAACATTAAATTCTAGCTATTTGGGATGaaattaagcaaaaattaagaaaacaaataaataattattgtgtGAAATGTATGTCAAAAGTAATAAAACAATCATTAAGTAGTTACCTACTTATAATCATATTTGCTAcccatattttaattaaacaagaaaattaataaaaatataaattgaaattaaattatagctgaattaaaaattatttcaagatttttacattaaatattacaagaatcttttacaataataagttttaatttataaattttaagtctTATATATGGGTCGTGAACCTCGTTATATTGGTTGAATAACAATTCAGTAACaacttttcatataaaaaagataaacatcTATTTTAGCTTATGGAACTGTAACACAGTGATAAATTgttcactaaaaataaaaaaaattaaatttaaaaatgtgaaAGATTAGTTGTTTCtgatataaaaaatcaatacttgagtatgctaaaaaaatataaaaattaaaaattgattaaaattctcatgtatatatatatttgtataaaaatagtaaatagaacaaaaaagaaaaaagcggCAGAAGGAAGCAATAAgaatagtaataaataatatatattatagagtAGGCAGGTACTGAACTACACATCTGATGGACGTTTTGATTCTGGCGGGCTCCCTCACGTTCTTCTGCCTGAGTAAAAAGCAAAGCAAGCCACACacaacacaaaaaagaaaaaagaggagagagagagagagagacaccaCCGGTCCAGTCTAGTCTAGGAGTCTTGTTCTTCCATCTCAACCCGGCCTTTGCTGACGTGCTTCTCTTACTCATTACTTAATATCATATCACCCTCTGTCCCTCCCTCCCTGTTCCATGCTCTCATGGCTCTCcactctctcttcttcttcttcttcttcttcttctcacgcTACACTCTCTCTTCCGCTTCCCAGCCTCGCAACCCCGAAGGTCTACTAAACACGCTTATTTTTCACATTCATTCTCCAAGTCTAAGATTCCCTTAATTGATATATAATTGTGCGTGCAGTGGAGGCTTTGATGTACATTAAGGCAGCTCTCCATGACCCACACGGCGTCCTCAACAACTGGGATGAATACTCCGTCGACGCTTGCAGCTGGACCATGATCACTTGCTCTTCTGATTACCTTGTCATAGGCCTGTTAGTATTTTACTATTATCAccactttctctttctctttttctgcaTTTCCTTTCTCACTTTCACTTTTACTTTTCTCTCTATGCAGTGGAGCGCCTAGCCAATCTCTCTCCGGAACTTTATCTCCATCTATCGGAAATCTAACAAATCTTCGACAAGTGTGAGACCATCTTTCGGAACTTCTCCTTTTTcctcttacttttttttcttcgtattttattatatgtttttttttttttgtgtctgtAACGGTCATTCCCTGCTAGATAGATACCTGGCATAGTTTCAGCATGATTCTCGTGGAGTGGAGTGGTTTATGTTCTGTGGTGTGTTCTAACAGCGGTTGAATGCAGATTACTGCAGAACAACAATATCTCAGGCAACATACCACCGGCACTTGGAAACCTTCCCAAGCTTCAGACATTAGACCTTTCCAATAACCGTTTCTCAGGGCTGATTCCTGCATCTCTTAGTCTATTGAATAGTCTCCAGTACTTGTGAGTAATTATTGTTTCCTTGATTTTAGTTAGTTCTCTTTTTGCTAAAGAAAGTGCGGGAAATTATTTAACCAACAATTGGCCAATGCCCACTATCTGTTGTTTACCTTGTTGACTTGCCTTTTTTTTCGTTGAGGTgtaaagtatattttattttttatgctttgGGATATTGTTGCTTCAAATCTTGCTGTGTGAATTATGAAATGTAAGTCACTGTTTCTTTGTACGCTACGGGAGCAGGAGACTCAACAACAATAATTTGTCCGGATCCTTTCCAGTGTCACTGGCCAAAACCCCACAGCTTGCTTTCTTGTGAGTGTAGTTATATCAATATATCAGTTTTTCCCCATTCTCACACGTCAGTGTCTTGAAATTCGAAACAACACGCTTCTTGTTCATTTCTTGCTATTTGTCAATTTCTTCTGCTGAAAATCTGATGTGCTAAATCTTTGTTCTCAGGGACTTGTCTTATAACAATCTCAGTGGACCATTGCCAAAGTTCCCAGCCAGGTCATTCAAGTATGTTGTCTCTTATTTCCTCCTGTGCTTGTTTTGTGGACACGGTAGTGTTTTATTATTCTACTAAAGTTTTAAATTGTGCTTCTTTTGTCCTGATTCACTGTTACTTCTGTTTGTGTAGTATTGTGGGGAACCCATTAGTTTGTGGAAGCAGCACCACTGAAGGTTGCTCTGGGTCAGCAACCCTCATGCCCATTTCTTTCTCCCAAGTGTCATCAGAAGGTTTGTCCTTTTACCTCCACCTTCTTGGTATCTCATCTTTGTCTTTATACAACATTTTAAACATGTATTACATTTCTGTTTATAGGAAAACACAAGTCTAAAAGACTAGCAATAGCACTTGGGGTCAGTCTTAGCTGCGCCTCCCTCATCCTTTTGCTTTTTGGGCTATTGTGGTATAGAAAGAAACGACAGCACGGAGCCATGCTTTATATCAGCGGTGGGTAGCACTGTAACTGAGGTTCTTGGATTATATGGTACTGGATTGGTATGATTAGGATATTAGTATTTATGATTGTGGTATTGTTGCAGATTGTAAGGAAGAGGGAGTTCTTAGCTTGGGAAATCTGAAACATTTCAGTTTCAGAGAGCTGCTACATGCAACGGATAATTTCAGCTCTAAGAATATTCTTGGTGCTGGAGGCTTTGGCAATGTCTATAGGGGGAAGCTTGGAGATGGCACAATGGTGGCAGTGAAAAGGCTGAAAGATGTAAATGGTAGTGCTGGTGAATCACAGTTCCAAACCGAGTTGGAGATGATCAGCTTGGCAGTTCATCGCAATTTACTTCGCTTAATTGGATACTGTGCTACTCCTAATGAGAAACTTTTGGTTTATCCTTATATGTCTAATGGCAGTGTGGCCTCCAGGCTCAGAGGTTGGTAACTCTCTCCATGCCAGAGGTCTTTCATGTGATCATAGAATAAGATATGTTTTATTAAGTGCAACATTGTCTACCTTGACTTATTGTACTTGAACCCTGTTTTATTCTTGTGATTTGCATTTGTCATGTTTTGGTTGTCTTATTTTCATGGTTGAAGGGCCTTGATGCTGGTTCCAAATTGTAGTCTAATATAATATGGTTTGGGATGTGGGACATTATCTAGGACATTTtatatttcctttctcttttcttttgtttttgaaaaagtaaTTTGGGATGTCAAGCCTACTTTTTAATGTTAAAACATGAAATCATGCTCACAATTTCTCGTTGGTGTTCACAATCTTAATGCAttccattaaataaattttggcaaattgttataattttgaatgataGGCTAGAAATGGTCTGAATCGTCTGAAGATCAGGGATACACATACACCTACAAACAGTAGTTGGTAATTTCGTATCCTAATCattacatattaaattaaactgATTGGATTACTTCTTTctggttttaaaaaatgtttatcctaggcatttaaaaaaatgtttctcttTGTGGCTACTAGCAAGAGTAGCTATAAAGCCAATGGATTTTGCCTTTAAATAGCATAGGAATGGAAAGTGTTGAAAGTTTTTCTTAATGAGTACTGCCAACTGCTTGTTGTTTAACCTTCAAGGTTTTCTGTATTTCAAGAATGATTTAGTTGCTGAATCTTTGTACTTTCACTTTCCTTGTGATTTAATATATCATGTATGTGGTATGATAGGAAAACCAGCTTTAGATTGGAACACAAGAAAGAGGATAGCAATTGGAGCTGCCAGAGGTCTTCTGTATTTGCACGAGCAATGTGATCCAAAGATAATACACAGAGATGTTAAGGCTGCCAATGTGCTTCTGGATGACTATTGTGAGGCTGTTGTTGGAGATTTTGGCCTTGCAAAGCTCCTTGACCATGCTGATTCCCATGTCACAACTGCTGTCCGTGGCACTGTTGGACACATTGCACCAGAGTACCTCTCCACCGGCCAATCATCTGAGAAAACAGATGTCTTTGGATTTGGCATTCTCTTGTTAGAGCTCATAACTGGAATGACAGCACTCGAGTTTGGGAAAACAGTGAATCAAAAAGGTGCTATGCTAGAGTGGGTAAGTCAACTTTTTGCAACCGAAACAAACTGTTTGTTGCATTCCAAAATATATATGACATAATAATCTGGTAGTTAGTCTAGTAATTAGCTTATTCAATATTTTACTCTTCATTAGGAGTTCCTCATGCATGACTTGTCTttgaacatgatttattttgaatattccCATCTGCACTGGGCTACAATTTCTACCTCATTGTCTTGATACTTACCTATTGGAAAGAGGGGAAAGGAAAATCAATTCTCTAATGTTGTAGGATTTGTTTTCTCTGAGATGACAAGCAACTGTGTTAAAACCATTATGGGTTCTCGTATTGCTCTTAATAACTTATAAGAATGGTTAGTTATGTGGCGCTATGGAGGGTCGAAATATATTAGTTATTGCTGTTGAGCAGTGGATGACTTCGGTGCTGCAGTTAGTAAATTACAGTAGGGGCTTTTCTATCTACAGCTAATGAAGGAAGatttgaatcttttttttttcctttagtaTTTACTATGATATTAATGGAATATACAGTGAATATAGTTTCTTTGTTATCTGTAAACCAAACCCCcttgtcccccccccccccccccacccccctAAAAAAAAAGCTACTGTGAGTGTTGGAGAGTTGGTGATACTTAGCAGGTGATTCATAACCTGCTAGTACAGATCCTTAAAATAGATATCTGAAGGTTGGTTTAAAGAATTGTTCACACTTCAGAGACTGGAGATCGTTATTCGTCCCTATTTTTGTGTGGCAGGTTAGGAAAATACTACACGAAAAGAGGGTTGCAGTGTTGGTGGACAAAGAGCTAGGAGACAATTATGATAGAATAGAGGTGGGGGAGATGCTGCAAGTTGCTTTACTGTGTACTCAATATTTGACAGCCCACCGCCCTAAAATGTCTGAAGTGGTTCGAATGCTTGAAGGTGATGGGCTTGCTGAGAAGTGGGCATCTTCACATAATTACGGTAATCAAGACATGAACCCCAGCCACGGCAACAATAGCAATACTTCATCCCGCCCTACCTCTGCTTCAAAACATGATGATGACGTTCATGACCGTTCCAGTATGTTTGGCATGACaatggatgatgatgatgaacagTCTTTGGAATCCTATGCAATGGAACTCTCTGGTCCTAGATAAACAGTAAATGTGGAAAAGAAAACAGCAAGAtagaaaaggagaaagaaagaaaggagttTTCTTTGCCATAAATCTTAATTAgcttttcttttcctcttcttAATTAGCTTTGCTTATTCTaggataattaatatatatatatatatatataaatcaaatcaaatgtatatatattctaaaattTTTGTCATTTGGGTTTGTAATATTGTAAATAAACAATTTAGTATTATTAGTGCATTTGTACTCATGTTGTGCTGCATTTGGGTGGAAAATATGTATAATGGTAGAAAATGGGGTAGGTGGGTGCGCAATACGCACGGTAGACTTTGTATAGGGTGGACAGGGAACATCATCAGATTCTTTCCTATCGATTGTGAAGCTGAAGCAGCAGCAGAGGCAAGAGGGTGTGTTTCCACAGAATGATATTTGACTGAAGATGAAGATGGGCATGCATCTTGCAGTGTCCTCTCAGTTTGTCTTGTTCAATATGTATGTTCAAACTTGAAAGCATCAGTTTCAATATGTATGTTCAAACTTGAAAGCATCAGTGTGTGATGGTCACGGTCTGAGAGCTTTTGAGCTGTTAGAGGTCATTGTCGATCTGATAGCTTTGCAGGGTCACGCTTGCTCTTTTTCTCAATTTGGTGTCTTTTCCTATGTTCTTTTTACCTTTCTGTCTTCGTTACTCGTATagtgcaatttttccttttttccccctatgcttcttttcctttGACTCGTAATACCTTCTACGAAATACTTTTAAGATGAagtaattgatttttgtttacaaCAAGTGGTTTAAATGGTTAATTATGAAAGTATGCTAAGTGTGATTATTGAGTGGggatttatgtttaaatttggagaatgtagattttttattttttgaatggaGCTCAAAAACACAAGCATACAAAACTAACGAAGATACGAGGAAAGCTAACCTACAATGAGATCGTGATGCAGAATATAAACCACAACCTTATAATAGAATCTCTGCCTCTGGATTTTACTTTAAAGTACCGTCCAACCCAAACATCAACTTCATCATGAAAGTTTTCACTGTCtgctcttttttccttttttaagtgACATCCCTCTATTTTTAAACTGTTGTttgaaaattatgtttgtttaacTTTGGAAttgatttaaaagttatttctaaaattttaatttcagaagtgatttacaaactattttaaaaaaattaattacataacaTATTATTTCAGAGTAATTTACAAACCGTttctgaaaatttaattttggaacgTATTAAAATTCAGTGTGGTACtggtatagttttttttttttttgttggcgtGGTACTGGTATGGTGGTATGGATCCCCTTCATTAAAGGTGAAGCCGAAACCATaaggagaagagaaagatgtgagagaaaagaaagagaggaaagagaaaatagagagaaaaagaatgacgagaaaaaaaacataaattgagTCCCTaacttgcattaaaaaaaattataaaaataaaaatcatatatcacattatcataaataaatgattaaaagatgatttttttaaaacactaaaaCTGAATACTTATCATCtattaaggaaataaaaaaaatcatctattTGTAAAGATTAAAACCAAATTTAATCCTTATTGATAATTTAAAGGCAGAAGAATTTACATTTTAcaagtatttaatatttaacttcaaaGTATTAAAGATTGCTTAATGTTTAACACGTATTTGGTAAATGATGTATGCtttgacaatataaaatattttatattattatttaatcataaatttttaatataataaatttgttaatttttataataattttt
This region includes:
- the LOC114394771 gene encoding probable LRR receptor-like serine/threonine-protein kinase At2g23950, with the protein product MALHSLFFFFFFFFSRYTLSSASQPRNPEVEALMYIKAALHDPHGVLNNWDEYSVDACSWTMITCSSDYLVIGLGAPSQSLSGTLSPSIGNLTNLRQVLLQNNNISGNIPPALGNLPKLQTLDLSNNRFSGLIPASLSLLNSLQYLRLNNNNLSGSFPVSLAKTPQLAFLDLSYNNLSGPLPKFPARSFNIVGNPLVCGSSTTEGCSGSATLMPISFSQVSSEGKHKSKRLAIALGVSLSCASLILLLFGLLWYRKKRQHGAMLYISDCKEEGVLSLGNLKHFSFRELLHATDNFSSKNILGAGGFGNVYRGKLGDGTMVAVKRLKDVNGSAGESQFQTELEMISLAVHRNLLRLIGYCATPNEKLLVYPYMSNGSVASRLRGKPALDWNTRKRIAIGAARGLLYLHEQCDPKIIHRDVKAANVLLDDYCEAVVGDFGLAKLLDHADSHVTTAVRGTVGHIAPEYLSTGQSSEKTDVFGFGILLLELITGMTALEFGKTVNQKGAMLEWVRKILHEKRVAVLVDKELGDNYDRIEVGEMLQVALLCTQYLTAHRPKMSEVVRMLEGDGLAEKWASSHNYGNQDMNPSHGNNSNTSSRPTSASKHDDDVHDRSSMFGMTMDDDDEQSLESYAMELSGPR